The sequence GCCGCTGTGTCTTCAATTGGTTGGGCCGCTTCGTATTGATCAGCAGCGATCAATTTTTCTTGCACATCTGCCGGCAGTTCGACCGATTCACGAATCGGACGTGCATAACCTTTTGCTAAGTTGATTTGCCCTTCGTCCGATAAAATGTATTCTCTTGCTAATGCTGCTGCATGAGGATTTGGCGCATAGGCATTGATAATGGTTGCATAGCCGCTTTGAACGGTACCATCTTGAGGAATCGTGACAGCAAAGGCTGCATCCGGGTTGCCAGCTTCAATAGAGTCGGCGTAATTCAAAGCATTAAAGTCCCAATAAATGCCCACTTCAATTTCGCCAGCTTCTAAACGAGCTAAATCAGTATCGCCCATGTCCAATCGGCCTTGACTCGCTAGTTCTGCGAAAAAGGCGATTCCTGGTTCAAGGTTGGTTTCATCTCCGCCATTCGCAATTGCTGCTGCTAAGACAGCATTTTGAGCCTGAGTAGCTGCATTTACATCACCTATACTCACTTTGTAGTCACCTTCTAAAATATCTGCAAATGAGGTTGGGGCTTCTGCTACAGCATTTGTGTTGGTGATAAAAGAAATCGTTCCGGTATACCCGACTACCCAGTCGCCGTCATCGTCTTTCGCCCATTCTGGAATTTCATCCCAGTAAGACGTTTTATAAGGAGTTGTCACTCCCTTGTCTTCCGCAATCGGGCCAAACGATTGTCCGACATCTCCGATATCTTTGGTTGGATTATCTTTTTCAGCTTCAAATAAGGCAATTTCTTCTGCAGAGCTCATATCCGTATCGGCTTGAGTGATGCCATAGCTTTCTTCGATTGCAGTCCATGTTTCGCCCCAATTCGCCCATGTATCCGGCATTCCAACAGATTGGAATTTTCCTTCTTCTTTGGCTTTTGTCTCGATTTCTTCAGTCGTTAACGTATTTAAATCAACGGCTGCCGTTTCAGTTGCTTCACTTTCTGCTCCACAACCGGCCAGCAATGCTCCTGCTAA is a genomic window of Carnobacterium sp. CP1 containing:
- a CDS encoding ABC transporter substrate-binding protein; its protein translation is MNHLKKGLVSTLLAGALLAGCGAESEATETAAVDLNTLTTEEIETKAKEEGKFQSVGMPDTWANWGETWTAIEESYGITQADTDMSSAEEIALFEAEKDNPTKDIGDVGQSFGPIAEDKGVTTPYKTSYWDEIPEWAKDDDGDWVVGYTGTISFITNTNAVAEAPTSFADILEGDYKVSIGDVNAATQAQNAVLAAAIANGGDETNLEPGIAFFAELASQGRLDMGDTDLARLEAGEIEVGIYWDFNALNYADSIEAGNPDAAFAVTIPQDGTVQSGYATIINAYAPNPHAAALAREYILSDEGQINLAKGYARPIRESVELPADVQEKLIAADQYEAAQPIEDTAAWDKAAAGLGQTWQEEVLTKIN